The following is a genomic window from Dermatophilaceae bacterium Soc4.6.
CCGCCGACTGGCACGACCGGATCGTCACCCTGCGCCCGAACGCCTCCCTCCTCAGCCACGCCGAGCTCGACGAGGCCGAGGGTCTGGACGAGGGCGACCCCGAGACCCTCGTCGCCGACGTCGCGCTCATCCGCGACCGGCTGCCCCAGCTCAACGTGCTCGGCGGCTGCTGCGGGACGGACAGCCGCCACGTGGATGCCCTCTGGCGCCACGGGTCGATCTGACCCGGGCTCAGGGGACCGCCGATCCATCCGGCCCGGACGGGAGGAGGCGGGTGAGGATGTCGGTGAGGGTGACCACGCCACGGTCGGCGTGGGCTTCGGCGTCGCGCACGACCACCAGGTGCGTGCTCGTGGCCCGCATGCGGGCGAGCACGGCGTAGACGGGGGCATCCGCGGGCTCGAGGTGCAGCGGTCGGCTGACCGACTCGACCCCCGCCTCCGCCGGCAGCGCGAGCGTGTCCCGCGCGTGGACCATCGCCTGCGCCCGCCCGTCGGCACCGCGCAGGAGGATGCGCAGGTGCCCCGTGCGCCGGCTCGCCTCCTGCACGTCGGCGGCGGTGGCACCCACCGACACCGCGGTCGCCGCCCCGGTGCTCACGACGTCACCCAGGGTCAGGTCGGCGAGCTGCAGCACGCTGCTCAGCTGGGTCGACTGACCCGCCTCGAGGGTGCCGGCCCGGCCCGAGTGCTCGACCAGGTGGCGCAGGGTCTGCGGGTCGCGCCCCATCGACGTCTCGTCGACGGGCTCGACCCCGACCCGTCGCAGGCACCAGTTGGCGGCCTCGTTGAGGGCGACCAGCAACGGCCGCGTGAGCCGGATGAAGCCCTGCATGGGCAGGGCCAGCATCCGCGCCGACCGCTCGGGGTGGGCGATGGCCCACGACTTCGGGGCCATCTCACCCACGACGAGGTGCACGAAGGTCACCACGAGCAGGGCCAGCACGAAGCCCAGCACATCGGCGGCCCAGGCCGGCACCCCCCATCCGGTGAAGACCGGCGTCAACCAGTGGTGGACGGCGGGCTTGGTGACGGCACCGAGGGCGAGCGTGCACACGGTGATGCCGAGCTGGGAGCCCGCCAGCAGCAGCGTGAGCTCGGACGCGCTGCGCAGCGCCGCCCGGGCGGCCGGGCTCGACCCGGCCTCATCCGCGAGCCGGTGCCGTCGGGCCGCGAGCAGGGCGAACTCGACGGCGACGAAGAACGCGCTCGCGGCCACCAGGGCCACGCTCACGCCCAGAACGAGGAGGTCGTTCACGCCGGCTCCTGCCCCCGCGTCGCGTCGGCGGCCAG
Proteins encoded in this region:
- a CDS encoding hemolysin family protein, with amino-acid sequence MNDLLVLGVSVALVAASAFFVAVEFALLAARRHRLADEAGSSPAARAALRSASELTLLLAGSQLGITVCTLALGAVTKPAVHHWLTPVFTGWGVPAWAADVLGFVLALLVVTFVHLVVGEMAPKSWAIAHPERSARMLALPMQGFIRLTRPLLVALNEAANWCLRRVGVEPVDETSMGRDPQTLRHLVEHSGRAGTLEAGQSTQLSSVLQLADLTLGDVVSTGAATAVSVGATAADVQEASRRTGHLRILLRGADGRAQAMVHARDTLALPAEAGVESVSRPLHLEPADAPVYAVLARMRATSTHLVVVRDAEAHADRGVVTLTDILTRLLPSGPDGSAVP